Proteins from a genomic interval of Papaver somniferum cultivar HN1 chromosome 4, ASM357369v1, whole genome shotgun sequence:
- the LOC113271807 gene encoding uncharacterized protein LOC113271807, whose amino-acid sequence MDAPMIFDAEDIEGDKEDHNDPLVLTLPVAGCNIKKILIDGGISVNVLFYDTFKRMKLNDEHLMSSYYTIYGFNGAATKPLGDIVLQVNAELMKVDARFSVLDAPSP is encoded by the coding sequence ATGGATGCACCTATGATCTTTGACGCTGAGGACATCGAAGGAGATAAGGAGGATCACAACGATCCCTTGGTTCTCACGCTGCCAGTAGCGGGATGTAatatcaaaaagatcctcatcgacggaggAATCTCAGTCAACGTTCTGTTCTACGACACATTCAAAAGGATGAAGCTTAATGACGAGCACCTGATGTCTTCGTACTATActatctacgggttcaacggtgCAGCAACAAAGCCACTCGGAGACATCGTTTTACAAGTGAATGCAGAACTGATGAAGGTTGACGCTCGATTCAGTGTATTAGATGCACCTTCTCCCTAG